A genome region from Nitrospira sp. includes the following:
- a CDS encoding CPBP family glutamic-type intramembrane protease has translation MIKPEDAPSTHAIQANERGAALVLLPLTATILFYSSPTTFQQHSLFQFFPQACAYAAFFAWSTINGRTAQRLGLTSRLIPQGLRWGILTGLALGLINTLVILYLVPYWGGDYRFLADTPHARIPQLIMVPWFILFIATMVELNFRGFILGRLLALKLPVPIAVSMSALLFAFDPFLVATFQHLHWIAVWDGLVWGVLWVMLRNLYATIAAHAVEVIVLYSVIRAILA, from the coding sequence ATGATCAAGCCTGAAGACGCGCCATCAACCCATGCGATTCAGGCCAACGAACGGGGAGCAGCCCTTGTGCTGCTCCCCCTGACCGCGACGATCCTGTTCTACAGCTCCCCGACCACATTCCAACAGCACAGCCTCTTTCAGTTTTTTCCCCAGGCCTGCGCCTATGCGGCCTTCTTCGCCTGGAGCACGATCAACGGACGCACGGCCCAGCGTCTCGGACTCACAAGCCGACTCATTCCGCAGGGGCTCCGTTGGGGCATCCTCACCGGCCTCGCACTCGGGCTGATTAATACTCTCGTCATTCTCTACCTCGTCCCCTATTGGGGAGGAGACTATCGGTTTCTCGCCGATACACCCCACGCCAGGATTCCGCAACTGATCATGGTGCCCTGGTTCATCCTGTTCATCGCCACGATGGTCGAGCTGAACTTTCGCGGATTCATCCTGGGGCGCCTCCTCGCACTGAAGCTTCCAGTACCGATCGCCGTGTCGATGAGTGCCCTGCTGTTTGCGTTCGACCCCTTTCTGGTGGCAACCTTTCAACACCTTCATTGGATTGCCGTCTGGGACGGGCTGGTCTGGGGAGTCCTCTGGGTCATGCTCAGAAACCTCTACGCCACTATCGCGGCCCACGCCGTCGAAGTCATCGTCTTGTACAGTGTCATACGCGCAATTCTGGCCTGA